Within Ipomoea triloba cultivar NCNSP0323 chromosome 9, ASM357664v1, the genomic segment tcttttttcacctCCTTTAACGCTACGGTCTCTGCCCACTTCGAAAAGTAGTCAGTGGCGGCTAATATATATGCGTGCCCTGTAGATGACTTGGGCGTAATCGGGCCAACCACATCGAGTCCCCAAGCATCAAAAGGCCAAGATGCAACTGTTGGGTGTAGAGGTTCTGGTGGCTGATGGATAAAGTTTTCATGAAATTGACAAGCTTGGCATCTTCGAGCATAGTCTATGCAATCCTTCACCATTGTGGGCCAATAGTAGCCCATTCGTTTAATGTGGAAGTGCAATGTGGGCCAATAGTAGCCCATTCGTTTAATGTGGAAGTGCAACTTAGGGCCAGACTGATGCGCGCCACAAACCCCAGAATGAGCCTCCTGCATAGCTTGTAATGCCTCCTCTTCCCCAGAATGAGCCTCCTGCATAGCTTGTAATGCCTCCTCTTCTCCAGAATGAGCCTCCTGCATAGCTTGTAATGCCTCCTCTTCTCCAAGACACCGAAGCCAGACTCCATCAAATGAACGACGATAGAGAGTTTCATTATAGTAGATGAAGCGAGGAGCTCGGCGCCTTATATCCACCCTCTTACGAGGATCTTCTGGTAACCTCCCATCGGCGAAGTAATCAATCAATGATTGTCTCCAATCATCTTGGCCAATGTCATAAACGGAAGCAGTAGGGAGTTCAACAGTTTCATCTACTGAGCCATCTTCATTGAAGATAGGTGGAACTACCCACTTTTGACATACTTGTATACGGGCTGTAGGATGAGCAATAGTTGAAGCCAATGCAGCCAAGGCGTCAGCTTGCTTATTCTCTTTTCTCGGTACATGTTCAATTGTGACGTCACCCAACCATTGTATGAGTATCTTTGCATAGTTGTTGTACGGGACTAGCTCTGCTTTCCTTACTTCGTATAGCCCCACCACTTGGTTGATGACcaactttgaatctccataaatgtTGATTCTTAGTTGTTTCATGTCAACCGCTATCTCTAGTCCCAGTATCAATGCTTGATACTCAGCAACATTGTTTGAACATTGCTCCGTCAAGGTGAATGAATATGGCAACACTTCACCCTCCGAAGTGACGAAGACGATCCCAGCTCCTGCCCCTCCTCTGTGTACAGCTCCATCAAAGTACATCTTCCATGGGGTAGGACTTCAATAATAAGTACATCTTCATCAGGCAGGTCGTCGGATAACTCCCATTCAGCCGGTATTGGGTGATCTGCTAAGAAATCAGCTAAAGCTTGCCCCTTGGCAGACTTTTGTGGCACATAGATGATTTCAAACTGTTGAAATAATAAGTACCACCTTGCAAGGCGGTCGGAGAGAACGACCTTCGCCATGACAAACTTTACTGGGTTCGCTTTCGACACAAGTTGAATGATATGAGCTTCAAAGTAGTGCTTGAGTTTTTTGATGGCGAACACTAGTGCCAAACATAGCTTCTCGATTGGGGAGTAATTTAACTCATTCGGGGTCATCATTCTATTGAGATAGTAGAGGGCATTCTCTTTCTCGTTGTCATTTTCTTGAGCAAGCAGGGCACCCACAGAGCTTTCTTGGGCAGAGATATAAAGGATTAGTGGGCGACCATGAATAGGAGCGGTCAACACGGGCGGCTTCATCAAGTATGACTTGATACTTTCAAACGCATTCTTGCACGCCTCATCCCATATGAACGGGATGCCTTTCTTCATTAGCCGGTTGAAGGGTTGACATCTTCCTGCTAGGTTTGATATAAACCTTCGAATGTATGCTAACTTCCCTTGTAAGCTCTTAAGCTCATGAAGGTTTCGTGGTTCGGGCATCTTCATTATAGCATCGATCTTAGCTTATTCAATC encodes:
- the LOC116029638 gene encoding uncharacterized protein LOC116029638, with the protein product MKMPEPRNLHELKSLQGKLAYIRRFISNLAGRCQPFNRLMKKGIPFIWDEACKNAFESIKSYLMKPPVLTAPIHGRPLILYISAQESSVGALLAQENDNEKENALYYLNRMMTPNELNYSPIEKLCLALVFAIKKLKHYFEAHIIQLVSKANPVKFVMAKVVLSDRLARWYLLFQQFEIIYVPQKSAKGQALADFLADHPIPAEWELSDDLPDEDMYFDGAVHRGGAGAGIVFVTSEGEVLPYSFTLTEQCSNNVAEYQALILGLEIAVDMKQLRINIYGDSKLVINQVVGLYEVRKAELVPYNNYAKILIQWLGDVTIEHVPRKENKQADALAALASTIAHPTARIQVCQKWVVPPIFNEDGSVDETVELPTASVYDIGQDDWRQSLIDYFADGRLPEDPRKRVDIRRRAPRFIYYNETLYRRSFDGVWLRCLGEEEALQAMQEAHSGEEEALQAMQEAHSGEEEALQAMQEAHSGVCGAHQSGPKLHFHIKRMGYYWPTLHFHIKRMGYYWPTMVKDCIDYARRCQACQFHENFIHQPPEPLHPTVASWPFDAWGLDVVGPITPKSSTGHAYILAATDYFSKWAETVALKEVKKENVADFLRVHIIYRFGIPRYILTDNGKPFDNKLMDKICKLFDFQQRNSSAYYAAANGLTEAFNKTLCNLLKKVVSKSKRDWHDRMEEALLAIQEGLTDEENAKLRLAELEALDEKRLQAQQSLECYQARMSRAFNKRVRTRSFQIGGKVLAVRRPIIVTRKTGHKFTPMWDGPYMVQEVYTGGAYKLISEDGLRVGPINGRFLKLYYP